DNA from Drosophila gunungcola strain Sukarami chromosome 3L unlocalized genomic scaffold, Dgunungcola_SK_2 000014F, whole genome shotgun sequence:
TGAAGTCCACTTCCTGGGGTTGAACATTGTAGTTCTGGATGGTGTCCCGGTAGCCTCTCTTGATTGAATACCTCTTGTCGGTGTAAATGGCCAGCAAAGAGCCCACATCGACTCCGGATGTTGCGGTGCTGAGTAATCAATAGTAGATGGTAATCATTAGTATTAGTAAAGTGAATTAATGCCAACTGTACTCTTCTGTAGATGGTCTTGTATACCCACTTCAGCAATTGTCTCCGCGCCTCATAGAAGCTTCGTAGTGACTTGTCATCCACATTGATGCGCAGGGTCTTGCGCAGCTGGTTGAGGGTTTCCCCTCCCGATCCCTCGTAGAGCAGCACCAGGAGGGACCACACGGAGTAGGGTGATATCATGAAGTTCCTGTTGGATTGTTCGCTCTTCACGGAAACGCGTTGCAGCAGATCGAGGGAAAAGTCCTCAAGTCCCCGCGATATGGAGTCCTGCGTCGACTGGGCATAGTGCTCCTGCGCCAAAAATGGGACAATGGACACCAAAAGCAATGGAAGCTTCAACATCACGTGATGTGCAggtactgatcaagaatatttgtGCTGCCTTATtcttaaattagttttacaaCCGGAACTTCTCTTCAACAGAATTAGAAACTGGACATTTAATTAGGTGGAAACCTGTTTATATACTTACTGGTTGGACTTAAAATTAGAGATTTGTGTAGTTCAATATTCCAAGCCACGCTCTGAGTACACCACATAGTAAAATCAATTTCCAACTACATTTCACAAATTATTTCGTGCACTTGACTTGATTGGTTCATTATAGATAACCTTTATTACTATTTACTTCCAGTGCATGGCATTATTACACATAGGCAGCGACAACCGTTTAAAGTAGGGTAATTACTGATGCTcagcatatatttttaaatacttcgATACACTTAAGCATCTatgtgttttataaatataatcttTGTGGTCAGTTCATAGGAACTTATCCTTTTTACTATCTACAAAATGCAAGTCAGATAGTCAAGATTAAACTTGTTcttaatttgtaaacttttaagTTGAAAACTTCTTTCCCAAACGATCCTTgataatacatttatatatattgtcaggtagttaaaatattttatattgattttaaataaaaaaggctTTTTATATTTCAGCATCGGACTTCTAATTATAACATTTCGTTATAAACCAGTcattttattcatatttatggTACAACAAAGAGTTCATAATAAAAGGATTGTGACTGAAGTCCGGCTTTGATCTTTAATCCTCATTGGGATTCCTCACTTGGCCGGCGAAGAGCAGCAGGCCGGTCGCCTTATCCACGATCATGTACTGGAAGGGCCTGTTCATCTGGAACTTGGGCGAAATGGCCCTGTTAACCAGTAAAGCCTCCGTGACCGCTGCCGCCGTGGTGCCTTCCTCGTCCACAATGATCTTGGTGGAGTGGTCGACTTGTGAAGCAAACAATCCCAACGACATGCGGTTCAGGTTGGCGACACGCGCATCGAACAGATCCCGAATGCCCATCTAGGTAATTAAAGATTATTGGTTTAATCAGGATTTATCAgaatttcaaaaacttaaaagtcaTTTCTAACGATGTTCAAGCCAGATTACCATGCGAACAGAAAATTGGGATTTCAGAAGTTATCATTAACTTAGGCTTCGAgacttttacattttacattttataaaatcatttataaagaattttttgaacaaaataatacattcCTTTCCGAACTGCGGCTAAATTTTACTagattgatttttgtggttgAAGCTAATCATTAATGATTGAAGTTAAgatttatgttaaaaaaattattaagccAAGAACCTCCTTTTTAGTTTCAATTTAGACTTCTACACAAGATAAGCAAAGGTCACCAACCTGGATAAGGATAGTCTTCAATGTGAGCTTCGAGGATGTCTTGATTTTGGGCATCTCGACCTCTACCACGTAGTCCATGGGGGCAGAACTCTTAGAGGCAGCCAGCTTCTGGAGGATGGGACGCAATCCGATGGTCTTCAGATTGTTGGCCACGTCGTTTACCTTGACGTCACGCTTGGGCAGCAACACGATCATAGAAAGCGTCTCCTGGGCTCCGTAGGGCAGCTCCAGGACATAGGCATTCAGACCCTTCATGTTGGATACGTAGGCGAATTTCGCTTCCTGCACCATCATGGGTACCTGGCCGATGACCTCGCCCTTCTCGTTGTAGAAGGGCTCATATCTCGTCAGGGTTTTGTTGAAGGGCAACTGGAATCGAAGAGGATGTAGCAAGGGACATGTGGGACAGAGCTCCTCAAAACCTAACCTTCCACTGGCTCTTAAAGTAAAGCGATGAGAGCAGGAACATATTGGCTCCTTGCAAATCCTTTTGCAGCACCGAGCCTTTTATAAGACCTCGGGTGCTGCTCTTTATGGCATCGTTGATCCGACGCACCGTATCCTCGGCGTTGAAGTCCACCTCGTGGGACTGAACCTTGTAGTTCTGTATGGTGTCCCGGTAGCCTCTCTTGATTGAAAACCTCTTGTCGGTGTAAATGGCCAGCAAAGAGCCCACATCGACTCCGGATGTTGCGGTGCTGAGTAATCAATAGTAGATGGTAATCATCTTTATTATTAGTAAGATACTCTTGTATACCCACTTCAGCAATTGTCTCCGCGCCTCATAGAAGCTTCGTAGTGACTTGTCATCCACATTGATGCGCAGGGTCTTGCGCAGCTGGTTGAGGGTTTCCCCTCCCGATCCCTCGTAGAGCAGCACCAGGAGGGACCACACGGAGAAGGGCGATATCATGAAGTTATGGTTGTATTTTTCGCCACTCAAGGCTACGCGTTGCAGCAGATCGAGGGAAAAGTCCTCAAGTCCCTGGGATACGGTGTCCATCGTCGACTGGGCATAGTGCTCCTGCGCCAAAAAAAGGACAATAGAGACCAAAAGCAAAGGGAGCCCCATCGTCAAGGGATTTGTAATGATATTGAACACCGTGTACGATAACTATGTGGCTTTACAGCCAAGACTTCTTTATTCACAAATGTTTTAGTATGGCAAAATCCCTGCTTATATACTTTTCTGGCTGGCTCAATTCAATTCCATCTGCATTTTACAGCTCTTTTTCATGCACttgacttaatttttctgattATGTATAGCCGATTGATTGTTTTCTAAATTGTATCACATTCATGGTAATTTTACTCTACTTAGGCAGGGGCGTTTTTCACGTTAAATAACCAGTTTCGATCCCGAAAAGTATAACAGTTAATGAATTAACTATTTCTACAATTGTTTAGAGTGAGCATTGTAAACATGATAATAtcttaagaaatattttataaaattttagaCCTTCTGggaaatgtacatatatagtGTTAGTGGGTTTTTTAGTGAGTAGCACTTTGCACTGTCACGCAAATTGcctgtatttgtttttagtatttGCTAAGTACTAACATttcttaaaagaaatttaatatttgcttaTCAGAGCTTTAATACATTACCTTGATTTCCTTTCTCATTTTTCCTGACTATAACTCACTTGGCTAGTCCCTCCTTAACTTGTTATCGGtacattacaaattttatattttttttatttttaagtaaaaataggCTTAGTTacagatattttttaaacattgatGATGAGGCCCTTCAGTAGAAGATATCAGAGAACATAAAACatgataataatttagtgAGGGGAACAAAGTTCCTGCTTGAAATCCAAGTTGTTGTCgttattaatgttttaattccTTCGACTTGGTTGGATTGGTTTAGCTTCTTGGTAGTACACAGGTAAAAACCTTCAACTCCGGGCCAGATCAAATCCATGTTTTCACCGCGGTCTTCGTCGCTGGTATAATGTTTCCCAGGGAAATACAGAGGAAAAGTAAAggaattaattattaagttacaaaatatttacatttcttATGGTTTCCACCCGCAAATGCAATATCCATAATTTTTAACTGGATTCTTCTTCATTCATTTCGATCGTTTGCGATGTGAAGGTCGCAATCGATGAGGAGTAGATAGCCAGGATTGAACTTCCCTTGGGACTACATCTTATGTCCACATTCGTCCATTTAGCAACAGTTGGTTGTAAACTTCATTTGCGAACTTGTAAACAAAGATACATCGGTCCAAACATCTTTCTCGATTTAACttgtaataaaaactaaaaatcgtgacttattattattattatttatgaataaaagtgaaatattttaaaaattactataAACACCCTTAAATGAACTTTCCCTTGTGT
Protein-coding regions in this window:
- the LOC128260009 gene encoding serine protease inhibitor 77Ba-like → MGLPLLLVSIVLFLAQEHYAQSTMDTVSQGLEDFSLDLLQRVALSGEKYNHNFMISPFSVWSLLVLLYEGSGGETLNQLRKTLRINVDDKSLRSFYEARRQLLNTATSGVDVGSLLAIYTDKRFSIKRGYRDTIQNYKVQSHEVDFNAEDTVRRINDAIKSSTRGLIKGSVLQKDLQGANMFLLSSLYFKSQWKLPFNKTLTRYEPFYNEKGEVIGQVPMMVQEAKFAYVSNMKGLNAYVLELPYGAQETLSMIVLLPKRDVKVNDVANNLKTIGLRPILQKLAASKSSAPMDYVVEVEMPKIKTSSKLTLKTILIQMGIRDLFDARVANLNRMSLGLFASQVDHSTKIIVDEEGTTAAAVTEALLVNRAISPKFQMNRPFQYMIVDKATGLLLFAGQVRNPNED